The genomic segment GAGTAAGGTATTTTTACTACGGCCATCTCTCCCCCTCCTCTTAACAAACTACGCGAGGTCAAAGATTTTGCCTGGGTTCATAATGTTGTTGGGATCCCAAGCACTCTTGATGGCTTTCATTAAGTTAAGCTCAACCGGGTCCATGTTCTCGAGCATATATTCTTTGCGCTTTAACCCAATGCCATGCTCGCCGCTAATCTTGCCGCCCAAGGCTTTTGTCGCGGCGTACAGCTCACGCAACGCCTGCGGCAGCATTTCGCGCCAATGCTCCATTGTGTGTGCTGGGTTCTTCACCAGCGTCGCATGCAGGTTCCCATCACCGGCGTGCCCATAGCACGGAATCTTAATGTCGTACTTCGCCTGGAGCCGCTCTAGCTCCGGTATCAGGTCAGGAATCGCGGCAATGGGCACTACGATGTCTTCAAGGCTCTGCACCGGCGACACCACTTTGAAAGCCTCGGCAATGTTGCGGCGCACACTCCAGATGCGCTCTTGCGTAGTGTAATTATCGGCGACGTAGACTTCGATAGCGCCGTGCTCCATGCACAAGTCGCCGACTGCCTCTGTTTCTAGGTCGACTTGCTCTTGGTTTGTCCCGTCGATTTCAAACAGCAGCATGGCCCCGGCTTGCTGGTAAGGCAGGCTCTCATTTAAGTAGTTGCACGATGTCTGTACGGAAAGTTTGTCCATAAACTCTATTCCGGTTGGGATGGTCCCTTTTGCCATAACAACCGGCACTGTGTCGATAGCTTCCTTAGGCGTCTTGTAGAGCACCAGTAGGTTCGACTTAGCGGTCGGCAGGCCGGTCAGCTTAAGCGTCGCACTGGTGACGATGCCTAAAGTTCCTTCCGAGCCTACCACGAGCTGCTTTAGGTCGTAGCCGGTTACGTCCTTAGTGAGCTTGCCGCCTAGCTTGACCACGTCGCCTAACGGCGTAACCAACTCCATGCCCATGACATACCGTCCGGTTACCCCGTACTTAACAGCCTTGCCTCCGCCGGCATTTTCGGCAATGTTCCCGCCCAAGAAGCAGGTTTCTAGGCTCATCGGGTATCCCGCATAGAACAGCCCTTTCTCTTTGATCAGGGCGTTGATGTCATTCGTTACGATACCGGCTTCGGCCGTAATCGTCATGTTAGCATAGTCTATGTCTAGGACCTTGTTCATTTTCTCAACCGACAGCAAGATGCCCCCGAAAACAGGGATTGCCCCGCCGGAGAGACCGCTGCCCGCGCCGCG from the Selenomonadales bacterium genome contains:
- a CDS encoding FAD-binding oxidoreductase; the encoded protein is MRYNAVTAKVVDELRRIVGAKNVITDEERMEAYSHDETNKAEYGRMPDVVVTPSTTAEIAAIVKLANRELIPITPRGAGSGLSGGAIPVFGGILLSVEKMNKVLDIDYANMTITAEAGIVTNDINALIKEKGLFYAGYPMSLETCFLGGNIAENAGGGKAVKYGVTGRYVMGMELVTPLGDVVKLGGKLTKDVTGYDLKQLVVGSEGTLGIVTSATLKLTGLPTAKSNLLVLYKTPKEAIDTVPVVMAKGTIPTGIEFMDKLSVQTSCNYLNESLPYQQAGAMLLFEIDGTNQEQVDLETEAVGDLCMEHGAIEVYVADNYTTQERIWSVRRNIAEAFKVVSPVQSLEDIVVPIAAIPDLIPELERLQAKYDIKIPCYGHAGDGNLHATLVKNPAHTMEHWREMLPQALRELYAATKALGGKISGEHGIGLKRKEYMLENMDPVELNLMKAIKSAWDPNNIMNPGKIFDLA